The Prionailurus bengalensis isolate Pbe53 chromosome D2, Fcat_Pben_1.1_paternal_pri, whole genome shotgun sequence genome window below encodes:
- the MRPL43 gene encoding 39S ribosomal protein L43, mitochondrial — MTARGTPSRFLASVLHNGLGRYVQQLQRLSFSLSRDAPSSRGAREFVEREVADFARRNPGVVIYVNSRPCCVPRVVAEYLNGAVREESIHCKSVAEIATLVQKLADQSGLEVIRIRKPFHTDSPSIQGQWHPFTNKPTTLGGLRPREVQDAAPAQVQVP, encoded by the exons ATGACGGCGCGCGGGACCCCGAGCCGCTTCCTGGCCAGTGTCCTCCACAACGGTCTGGGTCGCTACGTGCAGCAGCTGCAGCGTCTCAGCTTTAGCCTCAGTCGCGATGCGCCCTCGTCCCGCGGCGCCAG GGAGTTCGTGGAAAGGGAGGTGGCAGACTTCGCCCGACGGAACCCGGGGGTCGTAATATACGTGAACTCGCGGCCGTGCTGTGTGCCCAGAGTAGTGGCCGAGTACC TTAACGGGGCTGTGCGCGAGGAGAGCATCCACTGCAAGTCAGTGGCGGAGATTGCGACGCTGGTGCAGAAACTGGCGGACCAGTCGGGCTTGGAAGTGATCCGCATCCGTAAGCCCTTCCACACGGACAGCCCTAGCATCCAGGGCCAGTGGCACCCCTTCACCAACAAACCGACAACGTTGGGCGGGCTGCGCCCGCGAGAAGTCCAGGATGCTGCCCCAGCCCAGGTGCAAGTGCCATGA